From Rutidosis leptorrhynchoides isolate AG116_Rl617_1_P2 chromosome 3, CSIRO_AGI_Rlap_v1, whole genome shotgun sequence, a single genomic window includes:
- the LOC139895811 gene encoding uncharacterized protein isoform X2 — MESSKKKSNTAAKKTAALRSSGNSRLKLKKNLAEVEDNDFDVHQCKGGWQNTDESSYFVGPLVLLTLIYVDGTIVKGMDVEQKRPAINFWSYEQLKKREKLELDIGELGVVRLRNGVDVDELWKKKKIEEQRITPEKSARIRDKEGQVLVNKMENMYQRILNEKLLLEETIRESRIKFPDSLVIDAFAHKVKTLFGYVDENGKSDVSNSEDEQTSMPNNCVDVPVIVSTETDEVDNNLNASLAPCSQWWHDNLDSIEEIMHSHKKDENKKKGSSNDAAMDFEPPSFSLGFTQEFMEIYNKQIVASQVTDEYLDVEPVSAIKPTKGNADNGRPVRTKRVAESGCSPFYVRIVDVNEGFNTEENQVLKYIQSGPGMRTDIVFQTREGVESILDTFHSLLPDNWVASPIIDCWSALLNLEEERRGKGARKRLFFHSGMLKDGMIDGSMS, encoded by the exons ATGGAGTCGTCGAAGAAGAAGTCGAATACTGCTGCGAAGAAGACAG CAGCATTAAGATCATCTGGGAATAGTCGCCTAAAACTGAAAAAAAACTTGgctgaagtagaagataatgatttCGACGTTCATCAG TGCAAGGGTGGATGGCAAAATACCGACGAATCAAGTTACTTTGTCGGTCCACTAGTGTTGTTAACA TTGATTTATGTCGATGGAACAATAGTTAAAGGAATGGATGTTGAGCAAAAAAGGCCGGCAATCAATTTTTGGAGTTATGAACAACTGAAGAAGAGAGAAAAACTAGAGCTAGATATTGGAGAGTTAGGTGTAGTGAGACTGAGAAATGGTGTTGACGTTGACGAACTCtggaaaaagaaaaaaattgaagaacagcGTATTACTCCTGAAAAGTCAGCCAGAATCAGAGATAAAGAGGGCCAG GTGTTAGTAAACAAGATGGAGAATATGTATCAGCGGATTCTCAATGAAAAGTTACTTCTGGAAGAAACCATACGGGAATCGCGAATAAAGTTCCCTGATAGTCTAGTTATCGATGCGTTTGCGCATAAAGTAAAAACTTTATTTGGATATGTTGATGAAAACGGAAAGTCAGATGTGTCAAATAGCGAAGATGAACAAACAAGTATGCCCAACAACTGTGTAGATGTACCTGTGATTGTTTCAACAGAGACTGATGAAGTGGACAATAATTTGAATGCATCATTGGCTCCTTGTAGCCAATGGTGGCATGATAATTTGGATTCAATAGAAGAAATAATGCACAGCCACAAGAAAGATGAAAATAAAAAGAAAGGATCAAGTAATGATGCGGCGATGGATTTTGAGCCGCCAAGTTTTAGTTTAGGTTTTACTCAAGAGTTTATGGAGATTTATAATAAGCAGATAGTGGCTTCGCAAGTAACAGACGAGTATTTAGATGTCGAACCAGTTAGTGCTATAAAACCAACTAAAGGAAATGCAGATAATGGGAGACCTGTTAGAACCAAACGAGTAGCAGAATCTGGGTGTTCACCTTTTTATGTACGAATTGTGGATGTTAACGAAGGATTTAACACTGAGGAAAATCAAGTGTTGAAATATATACAATCCGGGCCTGGAATGAGAAC GGATATTGTGTTTCAAACAAGAGAGGGTGTTGAAAGTATATTGGACACGTTTCACAGCTTGCTTCCAGATAATTGGGTTGCTTCACCAATTATCGATTGCTGGTCTGCTTTACTGAATCTGGAAGAAGAGAGGAGGGGTAAAGGCGCACGCAAAAGATTGTTTTTTCATAGTGGAATGTTG aaagATGGCATGATTGATGGTTCGATGTCATAA
- the LOC139895811 gene encoding uncharacterized protein isoform X3 — protein MESSKKKSNTAAKKTALRSSGNSRLKLKKNLAEVEDNDFDVHQCKGGWQNTDESSYFVGPLVLLTLIYVDGTIVKGMDVEQKRPAINFWSYEQLKKREKLELDIGELGVVRLRNGVDVDELWKKKKIEEQRITPEKSARIRDKEGQQVLVNKMENMYQRILNEKLLLEETIRESRIKFPDSLVIDAFAHKVKTLFGYVDENGKSDVSNSEDEQTSMPNNCVDVPVIVSTETDEVDNNLNASLAPCSQWWHDNLDSIEEIMHSHKKDENKKKGSSNDAAMDFEPPSFSLGFTQEFMEIYNKQIVASQVTDEYLDVEPVSAIKPTKGNADNGRPVRTKRVAESGCSPFYVRIVDVNEGFNTEENQVLKYIQSGPGMRTDIVFQTREGVESILDTFHSLLPDNWVASPIIDCWSALLNLEEERRGKGARKRLFFHSGMLKDGMIDGSMS, from the exons ATGGAGTCGTCGAAGAAGAAGTCGAATACTGCTGCGAAGAAGACAG CATTAAGATCATCTGGGAATAGTCGCCTAAAACTGAAAAAAAACTTGgctgaagtagaagataatgatttCGACGTTCATCAG TGCAAGGGTGGATGGCAAAATACCGACGAATCAAGTTACTTTGTCGGTCCACTAGTGTTGTTAACA TTGATTTATGTCGATGGAACAATAGTTAAAGGAATGGATGTTGAGCAAAAAAGGCCGGCAATCAATTTTTGGAGTTATGAACAACTGAAGAAGAGAGAAAAACTAGAGCTAGATATTGGAGAGTTAGGTGTAGTGAGACTGAGAAATGGTGTTGACGTTGACGAACTCtggaaaaagaaaaaaattgaagaacagcGTATTACTCCTGAAAAGTCAGCCAGAATCAGAGATAAAGAGGGCCAG CAGGTGTTAGTAAACAAGATGGAGAATATGTATCAGCGGATTCTCAATGAAAAGTTACTTCTGGAAGAAACCATACGGGAATCGCGAATAAAGTTCCCTGATAGTCTAGTTATCGATGCGTTTGCGCATAAAGTAAAAACTTTATTTGGATATGTTGATGAAAACGGAAAGTCAGATGTGTCAAATAGCGAAGATGAACAAACAAGTATGCCCAACAACTGTGTAGATGTACCTGTGATTGTTTCAACAGAGACTGATGAAGTGGACAATAATTTGAATGCATCATTGGCTCCTTGTAGCCAATGGTGGCATGATAATTTGGATTCAATAGAAGAAATAATGCACAGCCACAAGAAAGATGAAAATAAAAAGAAAGGATCAAGTAATGATGCGGCGATGGATTTTGAGCCGCCAAGTTTTAGTTTAGGTTTTACTCAAGAGTTTATGGAGATTTATAATAAGCAGATAGTGGCTTCGCAAGTAACAGACGAGTATTTAGATGTCGAACCAGTTAGTGCTATAAAACCAACTAAAGGAAATGCAGATAATGGGAGACCTGTTAGAACCAAACGAGTAGCAGAATCTGGGTGTTCACCTTTTTATGTACGAATTGTGGATGTTAACGAAGGATTTAACACTGAGGAAAATCAAGTGTTGAAATATATACAATCCGGGCCTGGAATGAGAAC GGATATTGTGTTTCAAACAAGAGAGGGTGTTGAAAGTATATTGGACACGTTTCACAGCTTGCTTCCAGATAATTGGGTTGCTTCACCAATTATCGATTGCTGGTCTGCTTTACTGAATCTGGAAGAAGAGAGGAGGGGTAAAGGCGCACGCAAAAGATTGTTTTTTCATAGTGGAATGTTG aaagATGGCATGATTGATGGTTCGATGTCATAA
- the LOC139895811 gene encoding uncharacterized protein isoform X4, producing the protein MISKYIREETSINNVDWCGFLFESVKQCKGGWQNTDESSYFVGPLVLLTLIYVDGTIVKGMDVEQKRPAINFWSYEQLKKREKLELDIGELGVVRLRNGVDVDELWKKKKIEEQRITPEKSARIRDKEGQQVLVNKMENMYQRILNEKLLLEETIRESRIKFPDSLVIDAFAHKVKTLFGYVDENGKSDVSNSEDEQTSMPNNCVDVPVIVSTETDEVDNNLNASLAPCSQWWHDNLDSIEEIMHSHKKDENKKKGSSNDAAMDFEPPSFSLGFTQEFMEIYNKQIVASQVTDEYLDVEPVSAIKPTKGNADNGRPVRTKRVAESGCSPFYVRIVDVNEGFNTEENQVLKYIQSGPGMRTDIVFQTREGVESILDTFHSLLPDNWVASPIIDCWSALLNLEEERRGKGARKRLFFHSGMLKDGMIDGSMS; encoded by the exons ATGATCTCTAAGTATATTCGCGAAGAAACGTCTATCAATAACGTTGATTGGTGTGGTTTTCTGTTTGAGTCTGTTAAACAGTGCAAGGGTGGATGGCAAAATACCGACGAATCAAGTTACTTTGTCGGTCCACTAGTGTTGTTAACA TTGATTTATGTCGATGGAACAATAGTTAAAGGAATGGATGTTGAGCAAAAAAGGCCGGCAATCAATTTTTGGAGTTATGAACAACTGAAGAAGAGAGAAAAACTAGAGCTAGATATTGGAGAGTTAGGTGTAGTGAGACTGAGAAATGGTGTTGACGTTGACGAACTCtggaaaaagaaaaaaattgaagaacagcGTATTACTCCTGAAAAGTCAGCCAGAATCAGAGATAAAGAGGGCCAG CAGGTGTTAGTAAACAAGATGGAGAATATGTATCAGCGGATTCTCAATGAAAAGTTACTTCTGGAAGAAACCATACGGGAATCGCGAATAAAGTTCCCTGATAGTCTAGTTATCGATGCGTTTGCGCATAAAGTAAAAACTTTATTTGGATATGTTGATGAAAACGGAAAGTCAGATGTGTCAAATAGCGAAGATGAACAAACAAGTATGCCCAACAACTGTGTAGATGTACCTGTGATTGTTTCAACAGAGACTGATGAAGTGGACAATAATTTGAATGCATCATTGGCTCCTTGTAGCCAATGGTGGCATGATAATTTGGATTCAATAGAAGAAATAATGCACAGCCACAAGAAAGATGAAAATAAAAAGAAAGGATCAAGTAATGATGCGGCGATGGATTTTGAGCCGCCAAGTTTTAGTTTAGGTTTTACTCAAGAGTTTATGGAGATTTATAATAAGCAGATAGTGGCTTCGCAAGTAACAGACGAGTATTTAGATGTCGAACCAGTTAGTGCTATAAAACCAACTAAAGGAAATGCAGATAATGGGAGACCTGTTAGAACCAAACGAGTAGCAGAATCTGGGTGTTCACCTTTTTATGTACGAATTGTGGATGTTAACGAAGGATTTAACACTGAGGAAAATCAAGTGTTGAAATATATACAATCCGGGCCTGGAATGAGAAC GGATATTGTGTTTCAAACAAGAGAGGGTGTTGAAAGTATATTGGACACGTTTCACAGCTTGCTTCCAGATAATTGGGTTGCTTCACCAATTATCGATTGCTGGTCTGCTTTACTGAATCTGGAAGAAGAGAGGAGGGGTAAAGGCGCACGCAAAAGATTGTTTTTTCATAGTGGAATGTTG aaagATGGCATGATTGATGGTTCGATGTCATAA
- the LOC139895811 gene encoding uncharacterized protein isoform X1 — MESSKKKSNTAAKKTAALRSSGNSRLKLKKNLAEVEDNDFDVHQCKGGWQNTDESSYFVGPLVLLTLIYVDGTIVKGMDVEQKRPAINFWSYEQLKKREKLELDIGELGVVRLRNGVDVDELWKKKKIEEQRITPEKSARIRDKEGQQVLVNKMENMYQRILNEKLLLEETIRESRIKFPDSLVIDAFAHKVKTLFGYVDENGKSDVSNSEDEQTSMPNNCVDVPVIVSTETDEVDNNLNASLAPCSQWWHDNLDSIEEIMHSHKKDENKKKGSSNDAAMDFEPPSFSLGFTQEFMEIYNKQIVASQVTDEYLDVEPVSAIKPTKGNADNGRPVRTKRVAESGCSPFYVRIVDVNEGFNTEENQVLKYIQSGPGMRTDIVFQTREGVESILDTFHSLLPDNWVASPIIDCWSALLNLEEERRGKGARKRLFFHSGMLKDGMIDGSMS, encoded by the exons ATGGAGTCGTCGAAGAAGAAGTCGAATACTGCTGCGAAGAAGACAG CAGCATTAAGATCATCTGGGAATAGTCGCCTAAAACTGAAAAAAAACTTGgctgaagtagaagataatgatttCGACGTTCATCAG TGCAAGGGTGGATGGCAAAATACCGACGAATCAAGTTACTTTGTCGGTCCACTAGTGTTGTTAACA TTGATTTATGTCGATGGAACAATAGTTAAAGGAATGGATGTTGAGCAAAAAAGGCCGGCAATCAATTTTTGGAGTTATGAACAACTGAAGAAGAGAGAAAAACTAGAGCTAGATATTGGAGAGTTAGGTGTAGTGAGACTGAGAAATGGTGTTGACGTTGACGAACTCtggaaaaagaaaaaaattgaagaacagcGTATTACTCCTGAAAAGTCAGCCAGAATCAGAGATAAAGAGGGCCAG CAGGTGTTAGTAAACAAGATGGAGAATATGTATCAGCGGATTCTCAATGAAAAGTTACTTCTGGAAGAAACCATACGGGAATCGCGAATAAAGTTCCCTGATAGTCTAGTTATCGATGCGTTTGCGCATAAAGTAAAAACTTTATTTGGATATGTTGATGAAAACGGAAAGTCAGATGTGTCAAATAGCGAAGATGAACAAACAAGTATGCCCAACAACTGTGTAGATGTACCTGTGATTGTTTCAACAGAGACTGATGAAGTGGACAATAATTTGAATGCATCATTGGCTCCTTGTAGCCAATGGTGGCATGATAATTTGGATTCAATAGAAGAAATAATGCACAGCCACAAGAAAGATGAAAATAAAAAGAAAGGATCAAGTAATGATGCGGCGATGGATTTTGAGCCGCCAAGTTTTAGTTTAGGTTTTACTCAAGAGTTTATGGAGATTTATAATAAGCAGATAGTGGCTTCGCAAGTAACAGACGAGTATTTAGATGTCGAACCAGTTAGTGCTATAAAACCAACTAAAGGAAATGCAGATAATGGGAGACCTGTTAGAACCAAACGAGTAGCAGAATCTGGGTGTTCACCTTTTTATGTACGAATTGTGGATGTTAACGAAGGATTTAACACTGAGGAAAATCAAGTGTTGAAATATATACAATCCGGGCCTGGAATGAGAAC GGATATTGTGTTTCAAACAAGAGAGGGTGTTGAAAGTATATTGGACACGTTTCACAGCTTGCTTCCAGATAATTGGGTTGCTTCACCAATTATCGATTGCTGGTCTGCTTTACTGAATCTGGAAGAAGAGAGGAGGGGTAAAGGCGCACGCAAAAGATTGTTTTTTCATAGTGGAATGTTG aaagATGGCATGATTGATGGTTCGATGTCATAA